Proteins co-encoded in one Desulfitobacterium hafniense DCB-2 genomic window:
- a CDS encoding dipicolinate synthase subunit B, with product MKLDGLKIGFAVTGSHCTLHEITEVMRKMVEEGADLTPIISYAVDTMDTRFGKAEDWKKKFEEITQKKVIQTIPDAEPIGPQKKFDCLLIAPCTGNTLAKLANGITDTPVLMAAKAHLRNQRPLVIAVSTNDGLGLNARNIGTLLCTKNIFLVPFGQDSPATKANSLVAHMDKIPDTILMAYEGKQIQPILVDYH from the coding sequence ATGAAACTTGACGGGTTAAAGATTGGTTTTGCTGTAACGGGCTCACATTGCACCTTGCATGAAATCACTGAGGTCATGCGTAAGATGGTTGAAGAAGGAGCGGATTTAACGCCCATTATCTCTTATGCCGTAGATACCATGGACACACGATTTGGTAAAGCAGAAGACTGGAAGAAAAAATTCGAAGAAATAACCCAGAAAAAGGTTATTCAGACTATCCCGGATGCTGAACCCATCGGGCCGCAGAAGAAATTTGACTGCCTGCTCATTGCGCCCTGTACAGGCAATACACTGGCAAAGCTGGCCAATGGTATTACCGACACTCCGGTGCTGATGGCGGCCAAAGCCCATCTTCGTAATCAGCGGCCTTTGGTGATAGCCGTCTCAACCAATGATGGCCTGGGATTGAACGCGCGGAATATCGGGACGCTTTTATGTACAAAAAATATATTTCTCGTTCCATTCGGGCAGGATAGCCCGGCTACCAAAGCGAATTCTTTAGTAGCCCATATGGATAAAATTCCGGATACAATTCTCATGGCTTATGAGGGAAAACAAATTCAGCCCATACTGGTTGATTATCACTAA
- the dpsA gene encoding dipicolinate synthase subunit DpsA has product MSAGLTGIRVAVIGGDDREIYMIPELQKLGAYIVGVGFEKAAPIQGVTLLSSPLEAVEKADVLLFPMYGTDERGDVKAKYSETPIVLNKELLKAVSPKVPLFIGWARPALKSAAEMLGIQIVETANLDQLAILNSIPSAEGAIQMAMEASPITIHGSESFVLGLGRCGWTLARTLKGMGAHVTGVARKPADLARALEMGLEAVHFADLDEKIGKAELIFNTVPHLILDKVMLEQVNHEAVIIDIASLPGGTDFEYAKAKGIKAMLAPGLPGKVAPKAAGKILAQVYPQLILRHLTTKNASLKF; this is encoded by the coding sequence ATGAGTGCGGGTCTAACTGGAATTCGAGTAGCTGTAATTGGAGGGGATGACCGAGAGATTTATATGATTCCGGAGCTTCAAAAGCTAGGGGCCTACATAGTCGGGGTCGGATTTGAAAAAGCAGCTCCAATCCAAGGGGTGACACTCCTTTCTTCACCGCTGGAAGCGGTGGAGAAGGCAGATGTTCTGCTTTTTCCAATGTACGGTACCGATGAACGTGGGGATGTCAAAGCCAAGTATTCCGAGACGCCGATTGTGCTGAATAAGGAACTGTTAAAAGCTGTTTCGCCTAAGGTGCCGCTTTTTATCGGGTGGGCTCGTCCCGCCTTAAAATCAGCTGCAGAAATGCTGGGAATCCAGATTGTCGAAACGGCTAACCTTGATCAACTTGCTATTCTCAACTCGATCCCTTCAGCGGAAGGAGCTATCCAAATGGCCATGGAGGCCTCCCCCATCACTATCCACGGCAGTGAGAGCTTTGTGCTTGGCCTGGGGCGATGTGGCTGGACTCTTGCCCGGACCTTAAAAGGGATGGGGGCTCATGTTACCGGAGTAGCCCGTAAACCGGCGGATCTGGCCAGGGCCTTGGAAATGGGCCTGGAGGCGGTTCATTTTGCTGATCTGGATGAAAAGATTGGGAAGGCGGAACTTATTTTCAATACAGTTCCTCACCTGATTCTGGACAAAGTCATGTTGGAACAGGTGAATCATGAGGCTGTCATTATCGACATTGCTTCACTTCCCGGCGGCACGGATTTTGAATACGCCAAGGCTAAAGGCATCAAAGCAATGCTTGCCCCAGGTCTACCCGGTAAGGTTGCACCCAAAGCAGCAGGGAAAATTCTTGCTCAAGTCTACCCGCAACTTATTCTTCGCCACCTGACCACAAAGAATGCCTCTTTAAAGTTTTGA
- the dapB gene encoding 4-hydroxy-tetrahydrodipicolinate reductase, which produces MKKIRVFVSGAGGKMGREVVRTILDQEDMQLVGASDARQQGRDIGELLAMAPLGIEITGPLEVAHLKETRADIMVDFTNPQSVLKNAKCALAAGVVPVLGTTGLDEADISEIRDLVDQTKVGAFIAPNFAIGAILMMRFAQEAAKYFPHVEIIELHHDQKLDAPSGTALKTVEWISEVRKPLVQGHPNEYEKIKGSRGGDVDGIHIHSVRLPGFIAHQEVIFGGLGQALTIRHDALSRETYMPGIMLAVRKASQLSNLVIGLENFLE; this is translated from the coding sequence ATGAAGAAAATTCGTGTTTTTGTTTCTGGAGCCGGAGGAAAAATGGGCAGGGAAGTAGTTCGCACTATCCTCGACCAGGAAGATATGCAGCTGGTTGGTGCTTCAGATGCACGTCAGCAAGGCAGGGATATAGGAGAGCTTCTGGCCATGGCTCCCTTAGGGATTGAGATAACCGGCCCTCTGGAAGTGGCGCACCTTAAAGAGACCCGGGCAGATATTATGGTGGATTTTACCAATCCTCAATCTGTACTGAAAAATGCCAAATGTGCTTTGGCGGCCGGAGTCGTTCCAGTCTTAGGGACCACGGGCTTAGATGAAGCCGATATTTCGGAAATCCGGGATCTTGTGGATCAAACGAAAGTGGGGGCTTTTATTGCCCCGAATTTTGCCATAGGCGCCATACTCATGATGCGCTTTGCTCAGGAGGCTGCAAAGTATTTCCCTCATGTGGAGATTATTGAGCTGCATCATGACCAAAAGCTGGATGCACCTTCCGGAACGGCTCTCAAAACCGTAGAGTGGATATCAGAAGTAAGAAAACCCCTGGTGCAGGGTCATCCTAATGAGTACGAAAAAATCAAGGGCTCACGGGGCGGTGATGTGGACGGAATTCATATTCATTCTGTTCGCTTGCCCGGATTTATAGCTCATCAGGAAGTCATTTTCGGCGGCCTCGGACAAGCTTTGACGATCCGGCATGATGCCCTTTCCCGGGAAACCTATATGCCTGGGATTATGCTGGCCGTCCGCAAAGCAAGCCAACTCTCAAATTTGGTAATAGGACTAGAGAATTTCCTCGAATAG
- a CDS encoding YlmC/YmxH family sporulation protein — MLLSDLAGKEIINLFDGAKLGLVGDADLAISASGAIEAIILTSRSGFSGLWGNNERDRDILVIPWEAIKKVGSEVIIVDMSGRTERINKGSLL, encoded by the coding sequence ATGCTTCTTAGCGACTTAGCGGGTAAAGAAATTATCAATTTATTTGACGGAGCAAAATTGGGACTGGTGGGAGATGCAGATTTAGCTATTTCGGCAAGTGGAGCGATTGAAGCCATTATCCTTACTTCCCGCTCCGGCTTTTCAGGGCTTTGGGGAAATAACGAAAGAGATAGAGATATTCTGGTGATTCCCTGGGAAGCTATTAAAAAGGTAGGTTCGGAAGTCATTATTGTGGATATGAGTGGTAGAACAGAGCGCATTAATAAAGGAAGCTTACTGTAG
- the dut gene encoding dUTP diphosphatase, whose translation MNSIKVKIAYVRKDKAPKLPQYATPGAAGVDLQASLDQELTIEPGQIVKIPTGLAIELPHAGVGAFVFARSGLASKYGLALANGVGVIDSDYRGEILVAVINQGSEPFVVKDGDRIAQMVFLPVFIGEFYLADQLDETGRGCGGFGSTGVS comes from the coding sequence TTGAATTCAATTAAAGTAAAGATAGCTTATGTCAGGAAAGACAAGGCTCCCAAGCTTCCCCAATACGCCACACCGGGAGCAGCCGGTGTGGACTTACAAGCTTCTCTGGATCAGGAGCTGACCATCGAGCCGGGGCAGATCGTTAAAATTCCTACCGGACTGGCCATAGAGCTGCCCCATGCAGGGGTCGGAGCCTTTGTCTTTGCCCGCAGTGGTCTGGCCTCCAAGTATGGTCTGGCTTTAGCCAACGGAGTGGGGGTTATCGATTCAGATTATCGGGGTGAAATTCTGGTGGCAGTCATCAACCAGGGTTCGGAACCTTTTGTTGTAAAAGACGGGGATCGGATTGCGCAAATGGTTTTTCTGCCCGTATTTATTGGTGAGTTTTACCTGGCAGACCAATTGGATGAGACCGGCCGGGGTTGCGGCGGCTTTGGTTCGACAGGTGTTTCCTAA